From the genome of Anopheles moucheti chromosome 3, idAnoMoucSN_F20_07, whole genome shotgun sequence, one region includes:
- the LOC128300441 gene encoding F-box only protein 9 isoform X1 — MDSTSSDAGKEDDDESSSSSSSGSEATTPKRSELDDFRAKWQQELKREQPTANQPVVAVATTVENDSIEHQARTLFQQGSELERSGKVFEAMRLYRRATQLVPDIEFRVYDKKHIKPQEDDSHANARIVEGLMERMMEANIDEDEENLENVDLALRFQTLMARSGKLFERASGDRKLIVTAAHFSDLPMELILYILRWVVSNDLDLKSLERFASVCRGFYLLARDPEIWRHACMRIWGVNLGVLKGTTFNSWREMYINRPRILFHGCYISRASYLRSGENSFQDQFYRPIQLVEYYRYFRFFADGKVLMLTTADEPQQCVVKLKPRSPAQNEILRGHYRLHDDIVIVVIQRNRPSAPAQMQRPGRRVREIEPEFGQQTFLMELQIVSTAKRPFSQLHWKQYTMVQQRNNQEKTSQFELTTTKYPPMYFSRVKSYHLESEGPLK, encoded by the exons ATGGATTCCACATCGAGTGATGCCGGCAAGGAAGATGACGATGAAAGTTCGTCCTCCTCATCAAGCGGATCGGAAGCAACCACACCGAAGCGTTCCGAGTTGGATGATTTCCGCGCCAAATGGCAGCAGGAATTGAAAAGAGAACAACCCACGGCCAACCAGCCGGTTGTGGCCGTTGCTACGACCGTGGAAAACGATTCCATCGAGCATCAGGCCCGTACACTGTTCCAGCAGGGCTCGGAGCTGGAACGAAGCGGTAAAGTGTTCGAAGCCATGCGACTCTATCGCCGTGCCACGCAGCTCGTACCGGACATCGAGTTCCGTGTGTATGATAAAAAGCACATAAAGCCGCAGGAAGATGACAGTCATGCGAACGCACGAATCGTCGAAGGATTGATGGAACGCATGATGGAGGCAAATATAGACGAAGACGAGGAAAATCTGGAGAACGTCGATCTTGCTTTACGCTTCCAAACGCTAATGGCCCGTTCAGGGAAACTTTTCGAACGGGCCAGCGGTGACCGTAAGCTGATTGTAACTGCGGCTCACTTTTCAGACTTGCCGATGGAACTTATCCTGTACATTCTGCGCTGGGTTGTGTCAAACGATTTGGACCTGAAATCGCTCGAACGATTCGCCTCCGTTTGTCGTGGGTTCTATCTGCTTGCGAGAGATCCAGAAATATGGCGCCATGCCTGCATGAG aatttGGGGTGTAAATCTGGGTGTGCTGAAGGGGACAACGTTCAATTCCTGGCGCGAGATGTACATTAACAGACCACGGATACTGTTCCACGGATGTTACATCAGCCGGGCCAGCTATCTACGTTCGGGCGAGAACAGTTTCCAGGATCAGTTCTACCGCCCGATCCAGCTCGTAGAGTATTACCGCTACTTTCGCTTCTTTGCGGACGGCAAGGTCCTAATGCTAACAACGGCTGACGAGCCACAGCAATGTGTCGTTAAGCTGAAGCCCCGAAGTCCCGCACAGAATGAAATACTGCGTGGACACTATCG GTTGCACGACGACATCGTAATCGTAGTCATTCAACGCAACCGGCCATCGGCGCCAGCACAAATGCAGCGCCCGGGTCGCAGGGTGCGCGAAATCGAACCAGAATTTGGGCAGCAAACGTTCCTGATGGAACTGCAGATCGTAAGCACCGCCAAGCGGCCATTCAGCCAGCTGCACTGGAAGCAGTACACAATGGTGCAGCAGCGTAACAACCAGGAGAAAACGAGCCAGTTCGAGCTAACCACCACCAAATATCCACCGATGTACTTTTCGCGTGTCAAGAGCTACCACCTGGAATCGGAAGGACCATTGAAGTAG
- the LOC128300441 gene encoding F-box only protein 9 isoform X2: MDSTSSDAGKEDDDESSSSSSSGSEATTPKRSELDDFRAKWQQELKREQPTANQPVVAVATTVENDSIEHQARTLFQQGSELERSGKVFEAMRLYRRATQLVPDIEFRVYDKKHIKPQEDDSHANARIVEGLMERMMEANIDEDEENLENVDLALRFQTLMARSGKLFERASGDRKLIVTAAHFSDLPMELILYILRWVVSNDLDLKSLERFASVCRGFYLLARDPEIWRHACMRIWGVNLGVLKGTTFNSWREMYINRPRILFHGCYISRASYLRSGENSFQDQFYRPIQLVEYYRYFRFFADGKVLMLTTADEPQQCVVKLKPRSPAQNEILRGHYRYAEEVARRHRNRSHSTQPAIGASTNAAPGSQGARNRTRIWAANVPDGTADRKHRQAAIQPAALEAVHNGAAA; encoded by the exons ATGGATTCCACATCGAGTGATGCCGGCAAGGAAGATGACGATGAAAGTTCGTCCTCCTCATCAAGCGGATCGGAAGCAACCACACCGAAGCGTTCCGAGTTGGATGATTTCCGCGCCAAATGGCAGCAGGAATTGAAAAGAGAACAACCCACGGCCAACCAGCCGGTTGTGGCCGTTGCTACGACCGTGGAAAACGATTCCATCGAGCATCAGGCCCGTACACTGTTCCAGCAGGGCTCGGAGCTGGAACGAAGCGGTAAAGTGTTCGAAGCCATGCGACTCTATCGCCGTGCCACGCAGCTCGTACCGGACATCGAGTTCCGTGTGTATGATAAAAAGCACATAAAGCCGCAGGAAGATGACAGTCATGCGAACGCACGAATCGTCGAAGGATTGATGGAACGCATGATGGAGGCAAATATAGACGAAGACGAGGAAAATCTGGAGAACGTCGATCTTGCTTTACGCTTCCAAACGCTAATGGCCCGTTCAGGGAAACTTTTCGAACGGGCCAGCGGTGACCGTAAGCTGATTGTAACTGCGGCTCACTTTTCAGACTTGCCGATGGAACTTATCCTGTACATTCTGCGCTGGGTTGTGTCAAACGATTTGGACCTGAAATCGCTCGAACGATTCGCCTCCGTTTGTCGTGGGTTCTATCTGCTTGCGAGAGATCCAGAAATATGGCGCCATGCCTGCATGAG aatttGGGGTGTAAATCTGGGTGTGCTGAAGGGGACAACGTTCAATTCCTGGCGCGAGATGTACATTAACAGACCACGGATACTGTTCCACGGATGTTACATCAGCCGGGCCAGCTATCTACGTTCGGGCGAGAACAGTTTCCAGGATCAGTTCTACCGCCCGATCCAGCTCGTAGAGTATTACCGCTACTTTCGCTTCTTTGCGGACGGCAAGGTCCTAATGCTAACAACGGCTGACGAGCCACAGCAATGTGTCGTTAAGCTGAAGCCCCGAAGTCCCGCACAGAATGAAATACTGCGTGGACACTATCGGTATGCTGAGGAA GTTGCACGACGACATCGTAATCGTAGTCATTCAACGCAACCGGCCATCGGCGCCAGCACAAATGCAGCGCCCGGGTCGCAGGGTGCGCGAAATCGAACCAGAATTTGGGCAGCAAACGTTCCTGATGGAACTGCAGATCGTAAGCACCGCCAAGCGGCCATTCAGCCAGCTGCACTGGAAGCAGTACACAATGGTGCAGCAGCGTAA